From the genome of Mesotoga infera:
GAAGTTTCCTTCTTCGCCTTCTTGGCACACTGCCACCCCCAACCACGGTTTCGGTCAGCTTTCTTTCCCGGCCAGCTTTATACCTTCTTTCGGGCCGTCGACTATGTGCAAATCAACCTGGGTAAAGGGTATCTCTATTCCGTTTTCGTCGAAGTTCGATTTTATTATCTTCGCGAGTTCTGTGCTTGAAGCGATGAAGTCCGGCCTCTCCACCCAGAATCTCACGACGAAGTCGATCGAAGATGCGCCGTAACCGGTGAACTGTATCATCGGTTTATGCTTATCATCTACATATAGCTTCTCATAGGAATTTACTGACTCTTCGAGAATCTTCATCACCTTGTTAAGATCGCTTGAGTAGGAAACTCCAACATTGAGATCGTTTCTTCTGATGTTTTCCGGCCAAAAGTGTACTATAGTGGCTGCCCAGACGTTCCTGCTCGGTATGGTAACAAGCTTTCCATCCCATGTCTTCAGAAGGACATGGTTCAGTTTTATTTCCTGAATCCCGCCTGAGGTTCCGCCAATGTCCACGGCTTCCCCTTCGTAAACCAACTTGTTGAGCATTATAAGAATTCCGCAGATGAAATTCTCTAGAGGCTCTTTGACTGCGAGACCTACAATAATACCTGATACTCCGAGTCCGGCTAGTACAGGAGCCAGATTCTTGAAGAGAACCGAGATGATTATAAAGGCAGCCAGAGCGTAGAACGCCAGATTGAACAGAGTTCTCATGGTTTTTTGATATTGAGTGGAGACAACGGATGTCTTCTCCGCGAACTTCATGAATGCTTTGTAGAAGAGACCTGCCAGCCATTTTGCCAGCAGTAGGATTACAACGCTAATCCCTATTCTGATGGCCCACTCGATAATTGTACTGAGTACTTCATTCATGGTAATCCCTCCTATAGTCTCATATAGTTATTCTTACATATGATCCTTCAAAAACCCAAATTCGATGAAAACGGAAGCCTTTCTACCGTCTAAGCAGGTTAGAGAAAGCAGTCGAGGATCTCAGAATCGGAGCGTTTTGCCTTTTGATTACATGGACTGTGAAAAGCCGATCCCTTTCGAGAAGGGACAGACCCTAATGCAAATACCGCAATCGGTTCCATTCGTCCTCCAATAAGAGTAACAGAGCTCGTGACTAATTCTCCATCTCCTGGTTCCGTTGACGTTCTCCTTTCCAATGACGGGTATTGCAGAAGCAGGGCACTTTGTTGAGCAAATA
Proteins encoded in this window:
- a CDS encoding mechanosensitive ion channel family protein, translating into MNEVLSTIIEWAIRIGISVVILLLAKWLAGLFYKAFMKFAEKTSVVSTQYQKTMRTLFNLAFYALAAFIIISVLFKNLAPVLAGLGVSGIIVGLAVKEPLENFICGILIMLNKLVYEGEAVDIGGTSGGIQEIKLNHVLLKTWDGKLVTIPSRNVWAATIVHFWPENIRRNDLNVGVSYSSDLNKVMKILEESVNSYEKLYVDDKHKPMIQFTGYGASSIDFVVRFWVERPDFIASSTELAKIIKSNFDENGIEIPFTQVDLHIVDGPKEGIKLAGKES